Proteins encoded by one window of Aphis gossypii isolate Hap1 chromosome X, ASM2018417v2, whole genome shotgun sequence:
- the LOC114129966 gene encoding uncharacterized protein LOC114129966: MMNNGNEKQITLIESTITPTHLSTKPPTSPTIKVHKPTIKSNKQQIITARPSITPTKPAIISTKSEITQTELIITSVKLAASPIESKITSIDSKMTSARPRINSVELKITSTRPRMMSIESIKTPIDEVLFIKDHIIRPNQPLFNVKNPKGWFNQFELKMLAADLHEDLTVYYDLQQELNNHDILCCILDVFQNMSMVNKYMYFKSYLLKKISGQERLLEIVSDLKLEDKYPSFLLNEMKQLTNDKLLEHNLKRLWLKKLPPQLRDILLLSSDSLSSLSLLADNMNDLLFLPEVKSSKEAVYQYENKHGPVNSDDHQVENSEAVNNNISIRTEKKRSCVNSFCKCI, translated from the exons atgaTGAACAACggtaatgaaaaacaaattacattaatagaGTCAACAATTACACCGACGCATCTATCTACAAAACCACCAACTTCGCCAACAATTAAAGTGCACAAGCCAACGATAAAATCGAACAAACAGCAAATTATAACAGCGAGGCCATCAATTACACCGACTAAACCAGCAATTATATCGACCAAGTCTGAGATTACACAgactgaattaataattacgtcGGTCAAGCTAGCAGCTTCCCCGATCGAATCAAAAATTACATCAATTGATTCTAAAATGACATCGGCTAGGCCAAGAATTAATTCAGTTGAGCTAAAAATTACGTCAACTAGGCCAAGAATGATGTCGATCGAGTCGATAAAAACACCGATCGATGAAGTATTATTCATTAAGGATCATATTATTCGGCCGAATCAACCACTTTTCAATGTGAAAAATCCGAAAGGTTGGTTTAatcaatttgaattaaaaatgttggccGCGGACTTACATGAAGACTTAACAGTGTACTACGATCTTCAACAAGAATTGAACAACCacgatattttatgttgtattcTAGACGTATTTCAAAACATGAGTATGGTCAACAAgtacatgtattttaaaagctATTTGCTCAAAAAAATATCTGGACAAGAAAGACTTTTGGAAATCGTAAGTGATTTAAAATTGGAAGATAAATATCCATCTTTTcttttaaatgaaatgaaacAATTGACGAATGATAAGTTATTAGAACATAACTTAAAACGTTTGTGGCTAAAAAAACTACCACCGCAGTTAcgagatatattattattatcttccgATTCTTTGAGTTCTTTATCGTTGTTGGCGGACAATATGAATGATCTACTTTTTTTGCCAGAAGTTAAATCATCAAAGGAAGCTGTTTACCa gtatgaaaataaacatgGACCGGTCAACTCCGATGATCATCAAGTAGAAAATTCTGAAGCTGTCAATAACAACATTTCAATCCGAACAGAGAAAAAGCGGTCTTGTGTAAACAGTTTTTGCAAATGCATCTAA
- the LOC114129963 gene encoding arginine--tRNA ligase, cytoplasmic, with amino-acid sequence MDAILDTIPQLIKDIEQLEDLKEEKENERQALETQNQKLRYRLKFLKEAVAKESNEKSNMDSVNIEDHSLINLHSILISLFSNAIKKAYPTLEDIGQPAVSAGSKFADYQCNASMQICKLLKAKGENVSPNAVAKKVVECLGQCDIIEKVDVSGPGFINVWLSRNKLREILQYVLENKLKPKPLTNPQRVIIDFSSPNVAKEMHVGHLRSTIIGDSLSRVFEFIGHDVLRLNHIGDWGTQFGMLIALLQDKFPDYKTVSPPINDLQEFYKQSKVLFDSDPEFKKRAYDCVVKLQSMSPDHVQAWKLICDVSREEFQKIYKRLNINIIERGESFYQSRMENVVKELENKGFLENDDGRKIMWSPESSIPLTIVKSDGGFTYDTSDMAALKQRIEEEKADRIIYVTDSGQSVHFETLKKCAIHCGILDPSKVLMDFVGFGVVLGEDKKKFKTRSGDTVRLVGLLDEGVKRARDKLVEKGRDKVLTDEELELAETAVAYGCIKYADLCHNRSHDYIFSFDKMLEDKGNTAVYLLYALTRIRSIINNLGTHTQDLNEPISLDHEKEWKLAKTLLRFSEVLSKITEDFCLHHLCEYLYDVATTFNEFYDNCYCIEKNSQTGEIEKVYTGRILLCKITAEYMNTGLTLLGINTVSRM; translated from the exons atggATGCTATACTCGACACGATTCCTCAGTTAATCAAGGATATTGAACAACTGGAGGATTTGAAAGAGGAGAAGGAAAATGAACGACAGGCGTTGGAAACTCAAAACCAAAAACTCAGATATAGGTTGAAGTTTTTAAAAGAG GCTGTGGCTAAAGAATCAAATGAGAAATCAAATATGGACTCAGTAAATATTGAAGATCACTCtttgattaatttacattCTATATTAATCAGTTTGTTTTCAAATGCTATTAAAAAAGCATATCCAACCTTAGAAGACATTGGTCAACCTGCAGTATCTGCTGGTAGTAAATTTGCTGACTACCAGTGCAATGCATCAATGCAAATATGTAAACTATTGAAAGCAAAAG gaGAAAATGTGTCACCTAATGCAGTTGCTAAAAAAGTAGTAGAATGTTTGGGACAATgcgatattattgaaaaagttgATGTTTCTGGACCAGGATTTATTAACGTATGGTTAAGTCGTAATAAACTAAGAGAAATTTTACAGTATGTActggaaaataaattgaagCCAAAACCTTTAACTAATCCACAAAGAGTTATAATAGACTTTTCATCGCCTAATGTTGCTAAAGAAATGCATGTTGGTCATTTAAG gTCAACAATTATTGGTGATAGTTTAAGCCGTGTATTCGAATTTATTGGTCATGATGTATTGAGATTAAATCATATTGGGGACTGGGGCACGCAATTTGGTATGTTAATTGCTCTGCTTCAAGACAAATTCCCTGATTACAAGACTGTATCTCCTCCTATAAACGATTTGCAAGAGTTTTATAAACAGTCCAAAGTACTTTTTGATAGTGATCCAGAGTTCAAAAAACGGGCATATGACTGTGTTGTAAAATTACAAAGTATGTCACCTGATCATGTTCAAGCTTGGAAATTGATTTGCGATGTATCAAGAGAAG aatttcaaaaaatatataaaagattaaatattaacatcatTGAAAGAGGTGAATCATTTTACCAGAGTCGAATGGAAAATGTTGTTAAAGAACTGGAAAACAAag gaTTTTTGGAGAATGACGATGGTAGAAAAATTATGTGGAGTCCAGAGTCTTCAATACCATTAACCATAGTAAAGTCTGATGGTGGATTTACGTATGATACATCAGATATGGCAGCGTTAAAACAAAGAATTGAAGAAGAAAAGGCCGATCGCATTATTTATGTTACTGATTCTGGACAG agtgtacattttgaaactttaaaaaaatgtgcaaTTCACTGTGGTATTCTAGATCCATCTAAAGTACTTATGGACTTTGTTGGTTTTGGTGTAGTTTTGGGTGAGGATaagaaaaagtttaaaacccGTTCTGGTGATACTGTTCGCCTAGTTGGTCTTTTAGATGAAG GTGTAAAAAGAGCAAGAGATAAACTAGTAGAAAAAGGCCGTGACAAAGTATTGACAGATGAAGAATTAGAGCTAGCAGAAACAGCTGTTGCTTATGGCTGTATTAAATATGCAGATTTATGTCACAATAGAAgtcatgattatatattttcttttgataaaatgttggAAGACAAAGGAAATACAGCTGTTTACTTGTTATACGCACTTACAAGAATAAggtctattattaataatttgggcACTCATACTCAAGACTTAAATGAGCCTATTTCACTAGACCACGAAAAAGAATGGAAATTAGCTAAG ACCTTGTTACGATTCTCTGAAGTATTGTCAAAAATCACTGAAGATTTTTGTCTCCATCATTTGTGCGAATACCTTTATGATGTGGCTACGACATTTAATGAGTTTTATGacaattgttattgtattgaaaaaaattctcaaactg gtgAAATTGAGAAAGTGTATACTGGAAGAATATTACTGTGTAAAATTACAGCAGAGTATATGAATACAGGATTAACGCTATTGGGCATCAACACAGTATCTCGGATGTAA